The Oxyura jamaicensis isolate SHBP4307 breed ruddy duck chromosome 8, BPBGC_Ojam_1.0, whole genome shotgun sequence genome has a segment encoding these proteins:
- the UCHL5 gene encoding ubiquitin carboxyl-terminal hydrolase isozyme L5 produces the protein MSGGSSAGEWCLMESDPGVFTELIKGFGCRGAQVEEIWSLEPENFEKLKPVHGLIFLFKWQPGEEPAGSVVQDSRLDTIFFAKQVINNACATQAIVSVLLNCAHQDIHLGETLSEFKEFSQSFDAAMKGLALSNSEVIRQVHNSFARQQMFEFDAKSSAKEEDAFHFVSYVPVNGRLYELDGLREGPIDLGACNQDDWISAVRPVIEKRIQKYSEGEIRFNLMAIVSDRKMIYEQRIAELQRQLAEEEPMDTDQSSNMLSSIQSEVAKYQMLIEEENQKLKRYKIENIRRKHNYLPFIMELLKTLAEHQQLIPLVEKAKEKQNAKKVQEAK, from the exons ATGTCGGGAGGCAGCAGCGCCGGGGAGTGGTGCCTCATGGAGAGCGACCCCGGCGTCTTCACCGAGCTCATCAAGGGCTTCG GTTGTAGAGGAGCACAAGTTGAAGAAATATGGAGCTTGGAGccagaaaattttgaaaaattgaa gccAGTACACGGGCTCATTTTCCTATTCAAGTGGCAGCCTGGAGAGGAACCAGCAGGTTCTGTTGTTCAGGATTCCAGACTGGATACAATATTTTTTGCTAAGCAG GTAATAAATAATGCTTGTGCTACTCAAGCCATAGTGAGTGTGCTATTAAATTGTGCTCATCAAGATATCCATCTAGGAGAGACTTTGTCAGAATTTAAAGAATTTTCACAAAGTTTTGATGCTGCG atgAAAGGTTTGGCACTAAGCAACTCAGAAGTGATTCGGCAAGTTCACAACAGTTTTGCCAG ACAGCAGATGTTTGAATTTGATGCAAAGTCCTCAGCAAAAGAAGAAGATGCATTTCACTTTGTAAGCTATGTTCCTGTTAATGGACGGCTATATGAACTAGATGGATTAAGGGAAGGACCAATTGATTTAG gtGCGTGCAATCAAGATGACTGGATAAGTGCTGTACGGCCTGTCATAGAGAAACGTATACAAAA ATACAGTGAAGGTGAGATAAGGTTTAATTTGATGGCTATTGTGTCTGACAGAAAGATGATATATGAACAGAGAATTGCAGAATTACAGCGGCAACTTGCAGAG GAGGAGCCTATGGATACAGATCAAAGTAGTAACATGTTAAGTTCTATACAGTCAGAAGTTGCAAAATACCAGATGTTAATcgaagaagaaaaccaaaaattaaaaagatataaG attgaaaatattagaagaaaacataacTACTTACCTTTCATCATGGAATTATTGAAGACTTTAGCAGAACACCAACAGTTAATACCATTAGTAGAAAAA
- the RO60 gene encoding 60 kDa SS-A/Ro ribonucleoprotein, which yields MEDAANQVQSLNEKQVPNSESGYVWHVTDMNRLHRFLCFGSEGGTYCIKEQKLCFENVEALTRLIEEGRGCEVVQEIKTFSQEGRTAKQEPLLFALAICSQCSDAKTKQAAFKAVPEVCCIPTHLFTFIQFKKDLKEGMKCGMWGRALRKAVADWYNGKNGMAVALAVTKYKQRSGWSHKDLLRLSHLKPASEGIAIVTKYITKGWKDVQEAYKDKAVSAETEKLLKYLEAVDRVKHTKDELEVTHLIEEYGLVREHLLTNHLKSKEVWKALLKDMPISVLLRNLGKLTANSVLEPRGSEVAIICERLRNEKLLKKGRIHPFHILVALETYKAGHGSRGKLWWRPDEDILEALDASFYKTFKTIEPTGKRFLLAVDVSASMTQKVLGSVLNASTVAAVMCMVVARTEKDSHIIAFSHEIVPCPVTADMTLPQVLVKMYEIPMGTTDCSLPMIWAQKTQTAADVFIVFTDNETFAGNTHPATALREYREKMGIPAKLIVCGMTSNGFTIADPDDRGMLDICGFDTGALDVIQNFILDLI from the exons ATGGAGGACGCGGCAAACCAAGTGCAATCCCTGAATGAAAAGCAGGTGCCGAACTCGGAAAGCGGTTATGTGTGGCATGTCACCGATATGAATCGACTGCATCGTTTCTTGTGTTTTGGTTCAGAAGGTGGTACTTACTGCATCAAGGAGCAGAagctgtgctttgaaaatgtgGAAGCTTTAACAAGGCTAATTGAAGAGGGTAGAGGTTGTGAAGTTGTTCAAGAGATAAAGACATTCAGTCAAGAAGGCAGAACAGCAAAACAGGAGCCCCTACTTTTTGCTCTTGCAATCTGTTCGCAGTGTTCtgatgcaaaaacaaaacaagcagcatTTAAAGCTGTTCCTGAGGTGTGTTGCATACCAACTCATCTCTTTACTTTCATCCAATTTAAAAAAGATCTGAAGGAGGGCATGAAATGTGGCATGTGGGGCCGTGCACTGAGGAAAGCTGTTGCAGATTGGTACAATGGAAAGAATGGCATGGCTGTTGCTCTAGCAgttacaaaatataaacaaagaagTGGTTGGTCTCATAAAGATCTTCTGAGATTGTCCCACCTAAAACCCGCCAGTGAAG gAATTGCTATAGTCACTAAATACATTACCAAAGGGTGGAAAGATGTCCAAGAAGCTTATAAAGACAAAGCAGTTTCTGCTGAGactgaaaaacttttaaagtatCTGGAGGCTGTGGACAGGGTGAAACACACAAAAGATGAATTGGAAGTTACTCATTTAATAGAGGAATATGGTCTGGTTAGAGAACATCTACTGACAAACCATCTGAAATCTAAAGAG GTTTGGAAGGCATTGCTGAAGGACATGCCCATTTCTGTATTATTGAGAAATTTAGGAAAGTTGACAGCAAATTCAGTGCTTGAACCACGAGGCTCAGAAGTGGCAATAATATGTGAAAGActtagaaatgagaaattactAAAAAAG ggTAGAATACATCCATTCCATATATTGGTTGCATTAGAAACCTATAAAGCTGGCCATGGAAGCAGAGGGAAGCTTTGGTGGCGTCCTGATGAAGACATTTTAGAAGCTTTAGATGCTTCGTTCTACAAAACTTTCAAG aCAATTGAACCGACAGGGAAACGTTTCTTACTTGCAGTTGATGTCAGTGCATCAATGACACAAAAAGTGTTGGGCAGTGTGCTGAATGCTAGCACGGTTGCAGCAGTGATGTGCATG GTTGTAGCCCGTACTGAGAAGGATTCCCATATCATTGCCTTTTCACATGAAATTGTCCCTTGCCCTGTGACAGCTGATATGACGTTACCTCAAGTTTTAGTGAAAATGTATGaa attCCAATGGGTACGACTGATTGTTCCCTTCCAATGATATGGGCTCAGAAAACGCAGACAGCTGCTGATGTCTTCATTGTATTTACTGATAATGAGACATTTGCTGGAAATACTCATCCTGCAACAGCTCTTAGAGAGTACAGGGAG AAAATGGGTATTCCTGCTAAATTGATCGTATGTGGAATGACGTCAAATGGCTTTACGATTGCCGATCCAGATGACAGAGGCATGTTGGATATATGTGGCTTTGATACAGGAGCTTTGGATGTTATTCAGAACTTCATTTTGGATTTGATTTAG